The Rhea pennata isolate bPtePen1 chromosome 7, bPtePen1.pri, whole genome shotgun sequence genome contains a region encoding:
- the PDLIM1 gene encoding PDZ and LIM domain protein 1 isoform X3 gives MTHLEAQNKIKGCTEELTLTVSRTESKVWSPLVTEEGKTHPYKMNLASQPQQRPAQFQRAFSLTYQPSGLHSCPSPLQAPVASVYNPLQALPGRPPPQRRHSTSSVPSAVRVGPEELKRAAQACPSSPVELAVPGLRVLHVQFNSPVQLYSQKNILDSLQGQISSVSPDFPSLDQHIQPPSGIVIDKESEVYKMLQENQESNEPPRQSASFLVLQEILESEGDPTKPSGFRSVKAPTTKVAASIGNAQKLPMCEKCGSGIVGPFVKLRDRQRHPECYVCSDCGTGLKHKGHFFVGDQIYCEKHARERVVPPEGYEVVTVFPK, from the exons AACGGAGTCAAAAGTCTGGTCACCGCTTGTGACTGAGGAGGGAAAGACGCATCCTTACAAGATGAATCTGGCCTCTCAGCCCCAG CAGAGACCGGCGCAGTTTCAGCGTGCGTTCAGCTTGACATACCAGCCCTCTGGTCTGCACAG CTGCCCGTCGCCGCTGCAGGCGCCCGTCGCCTCGGTCTATAACCCGCTGCAGGCGCTCCCCGGCAGGCCCCCGCCGCAGCGGCGGCACAGCACCTCCTCCGTCCCCAGCGCCGTCCGCGTGGGGCCCGAAGAGCTCAAGCGCGCCGCCCAGgcctgccccagcagccccgTGGAGCTGGCGGTGCCGGGACTCAGGGTGCTGCACGTGCAGTTCAATTCGCCCGTGCAGCTCTATTCGCAGAAAAACATCCTGGACTCGCTGCAAGGGCAGATCTCCTCCGTGAGCCCCGATTTCCCCAG ccTAGATCAGCACATCCAGCCCCCGAGCGGTATCGTCATCGACAAAGAATCTGAGGTTTACAAGATGCTCCAGGAGAACCAAGAGTCGAACGAGCCACCCAGGCAATCTGCTTCcttcttggtgctgcaagagaTTTTGGAGTCGGAAG GAGATCCGACCAAACCGTCTGGGTTCAGGAGCGTCAAAGCCCCCACCACGAAGGTGGCCGCGTCCATCGGGAACGCCCAGAAGCTGCCCATGTGCGAGAAGTGCGGGTCTGGCATCGT GGGGCCCTTCGTGAAGCTGCGCGACAGGCAGCGCCACCCCGAGTGCTACGTGTGCAGCGACTGCGGCACCGGCCTCAAGCACAAGGGACACTTCTTCGTGGGAGACCAGATCTACTGCGAGAAGCACGCGCGGGAGCGGGTGGTCCCGCCGGAGGGCTACGAGGTGGTCACCGTCTTCCCAAAGTAA